In Centropristis striata isolate RG_2023a ecotype Rhode Island chromosome 1, C.striata_1.0, whole genome shotgun sequence, one DNA window encodes the following:
- the LOC131977294 gene encoding histone H2A — protein MSGRGKTGGKARAKAKTRSSRAGLQFPVGRVHRLLRKGNYAQRVGAGAPVYLAAVLEYLTAEILELAGNAARDNKKTRIIPRHLQLAVRNDEELNKLLGGVTIAQGGVLPNIQAVLLPKKTEKAAKK, from the coding sequence ATGAGCGGAAGAGGCAAAACCGGTGGCAAAGCCAGAGCAAAGGCAAAGACCCGCTCCTCCCGTGCCGGGCTCCAGTTCCCAGTGGGTCGTGTCCACAGGCTGCTGCGCAAAGGAAACTACGCTCAGCGCGTCGGTGCCGGCGCCCCCGTCTACCTGGCGGCTGTGCTGGAGTACCTGACCGCTGAGATCCTGGAGCTGGCTGGAAACGCTGCCCGCGACAACAAGAAGACCCGGATCATCCCCCGTCACCTGCAGCTGGCTGTCCGCAACGACGAGGAGCTGAACAAGCTGCTGGGCGGAGTGACCATCGCTCAGGGCGGCGTGCTGCCCAACATCCAGGCTGTTCTGCTGCCCAAGAAGACCGAGAAGGCGGCCAAGAAATAA